In Geminocystis sp. M7585_C2015_104, the genomic window GATTCAAGTCGATAACCGCCTGCCAGTCTTCCAATTTCATGCGTAACAGGAGGGTGTCTCGGGTAATGCCGGCATTGTTGACGAGGATGTCAATTCTGCCCCATTTATCGAGGGTGGTTTTGACCATCTCCTCCACCTGTTCAGCTTTTGACACATCAGCTTGAATGGCAATAGCTTCTCCGCCGGCGGCTAAGATGGTGTTGACTACTGCTTCTGCGGCTTGACTGTTGCTGGCATAGTTAACGACAATTTTCGCCCCCTCACAAGCCAAAGCTAGGGCGGTTGCCCTGCCGATGCCCCTGGAGGCTCCGGTAATAATTGCTACTTGTCCTTGTAGTCTCTGTAAATTGGGGGGTAATAGTTCTAGCATAGTGGTAAAGACAAAATTAGATGCAGAGGATAGTTTAGCGTAAAGGGTGGTCCTGGTTTATAGGATTGGCTTATAGGGATTGATTGTTATACTGGAAGAGGGAACTGGAAAAAAAGGTGGGGCATGTCAGTAAGAAAATCAGAATATGAGACGGCATTAGCAGATTATAGCAATCGTCACAGGGTGGTGTCCTTACTGGGAGCTTACAGACAATATCTAGAGATGATTCCCAGTATGAGGAGGCCAACAGAGAGTGTGATAACAATCCCGCTGCCAGTAGCCAGGGTTAAGAATCTAAGAACAGTTTACCGGGCAGAGGAGTTGTCTCCAGAGGCGAGCAATGAGGTGACACCAATTCCTTGTGATATAGCTATCCTAATGTGTGATCCGGAGTGGAAAATCAAGGTGGGGGTGGAGATACTAGTATTTATCCATCGTCCTGGAGAGGATTTTTCTGACTTACTGAGACGTTGGCGGCGGTGTCAGGTGTATCTCAACAAGGAGTACGAGTGGATTATGCCCCCTACTGAAGCACACATGTTTAGTGATGTAGCGGAGGAGCTCCACCCCCTATTTGTAGTATTCCCGCAAACCCCCGAGAGGATTAGGAGGGGTCTGAGGGGGGCCAATCTGCCCTATGTGGAATACACCCCCCAAACCACCGTAGAGGAGACAAAACTATGTCCACCGCCGTTAGAGAGAGGGAACTGAGCGCTTGGGCTTGCGGAAATTGCCCCTGAGGGAGGGTTTGCTGGGGGCGGGGGGGGGCACTTCCCAGTCTTCTTGCAACCAGGAGGGACAATCGCGGTCGTAGAGCAATTGGAGGGCGGCGGCGGCGATGGCGGCGGGTTCGTATTCTCCTTGTAGTTCCTTGACCAGAGGTAGGAAGGAGGCCAGTCTTTCCCCAGCAAGGGTGTCTTTAACCTGTGCCATGAGTTTTTGCATGCGTTTGTTTTCCACCTGTGCCCTGGTGGGGAGGGGGGTGACTTTTAGGGTTTTATTGAGACGATGTTCGATTTGCCTCAACAGACGACGCTCACTGGCTTCTACTAGGGATATAGCCTTTCCTTCTTTTCCTGCCCTGCCGGTGCGTCCTATTCTATGGATGTAGGTTTCTGTGTTATCAGGTAAGTCAAAATTAAACACATGGCTCAAGTCAGAGACGTCCAAACCCCTGGCGGCAATATCGGTAGCCACTACCAACTTAATTTTGCCTTCTCGCCAGCGTTGAATAAGTCTTTCCCTTTGGGCTTGACTTAAATCCCCGTGGTACTCGTCCACACTCAATCCTGCCTCTTGTAGCCTTGCCGTCAGTTCTGAGGCTGTCTTTTTAGTGCGTACAAAAATAATACCAGATTGTGGGGCTTCAATTTCCAGGATGGGGAGGAGGGCTTTAGTTTTGGTCCAGCCGCGGGGGACAAAATAGACGTATTGTTCAATTTGGGAGGGGGTAGTCTGGGGTTGATCGCCGGTGACGTAGACGGGGTTTCGGAGGAAATCCTGGATAAGTTGTTGAATTTCCTTAGGCATGGTGGCGGAGAAGCAGGTAGTTTGACGGGAAGGGGGAGTTTGGGAGAGGATTTGTCTCACATCGTCGATGAAGCCCATACTTAACATCTCATCGGCCTCATCCAAAACTACATAGCGGAGGCAGTCAAGGCGAAGATTACCTCGATTCAACAGGTCAATGATACGTCCGGGGGTGCCTACTACGATGTGGACACCTTTTTCGAGCATGCGGATTTGTCTTTCAATAGATTGGCCGCCGTAGACAGTCAAAACATAGATTTTTTCCTTGCCTATGACGTCTTTTAGGAATTCAGCCACCTGTTGAGCCAATTCTCTGGTGGGGGTGAGGACGAGGGCTTGGACTTGTTTGTTATTGGGTTCTATTAGTTCTACAATGGGCAGGGAGTAGGCGGCTGTTTTGCCGGTGCCGGTTTGGGATTGTCCTACCACGTCGTGGCCTGATAGAATTTGGGGTATGGCCAGGGACTGGATCTTGGTGGGTGTTACAAAGCCGATTCTGTCCAATTGGGCGACTAGAGAGGGGGAGAGTCCTAGACTTGCGAATGATGTAGTCATGTGTACTGTGTGTTTCAGACGTGTACTAAAGATAGCTCTACGGCCACAGTATGGGACTAAACTGTTTCACCGTAGAGGTCATAGACATCGGCGGCGGTGATGAGGACGGGGGTTATTTGCCCGAGGGTTGCCACTCCCTTGACATAGACTAGGCCGTCCACATCGGGGGCGAAACGGGGTGAGCGTCCTATCATTTCACCGGTTGCGGGGTTTTCTTGTTCGAGCAGTACAGGCACTATCTTGCCCACCTCCGCCTTATTTTTGGAAGCGGCAATGGGTTGTTGTACTTCCATTAACCTATTACGCCTTTCCTCCTTGACTTTTTCGGGCACTTGTTCACTCATGTTATAGGCCTTAGTGCCCTCTTCTGGGGAGAAGGTGAAAACCCCGACATGGTCAAACTGATGTCTTTTTACGAATTGTAACAGATGTTGGAAGTGTTGTTCAGTTTCGCCGGGGAAGCCGACGATAAAGGTGGTTCT contains:
- a CDS encoding DEAD/DEAH box helicase — encoded protein: MTTSFASLGLSPSLVAQLDRIGFVTPTKIQSLAIPQILSGHDVVGQSQTGTGKTAAYSLPIVELIEPNNKQVQALVLTPTRELAQQVAEFLKDVIGKEKIYVLTVYGGQSIERQIRMLEKGVHIVVGTPGRIIDLLNRGNLRLDCLRYVVLDEADEMLSMGFIDDVRQILSQTPPSRQTTCFSATMPKEIQQLIQDFLRNPVYVTGDQPQTTPSQIEQYVYFVPRGWTKTKALLPILEIEAPQSGIIFVRTKKTASELTARLQEAGLSVDEYHGDLSQAQRERLIQRWREGKIKLVVATDIAARGLDVSDLSHVFNFDLPDNTETYIHRIGRTGRAGKEGKAISLVEASERRLLRQIEHRLNKTLKVTPLPTRAQVENKRMQKLMAQVKDTLAGERLASFLPLVKELQGEYEPAAIAAAALQLLYDRDCPSWLQEDWEVPPPAPSKPSLRGNFRKPKRSVPSL